A window of the Plasmodium vivax chromosome 12, whole genome shotgun sequence genome harbors these coding sequences:
- a CDS encoding hypothetical protein, conserved (encoded by transcript PVX_116545A): protein MQDAERKKEKLKFKLNCGEKKNLISVSIRKNEPIARSSHVNGSGSPHVSSASTPSNNISGVAKRSPMEKGPIKGVSKNIKINLAGSKGIMQKSGMTTNRVNHANSNSSLTKDNSSSSSVSHAKQVGGNVSAPGKATTPNNASSDSKYYGSNVNPHESATFNDSLNLHDSVGFNDSISFNDSLSLRESINLNDSLNLKDAGIHSENLNGTGNVSEYVGSGGGGGGSGVAVNVASMTNAASPTSAANVTNAVSTASSPTGGGVQLRHGSKSPLLKSNLKIYYKNELIPFSFLYHKILTILKSHYTNHITNNPGVANKGISFFHIENMLINFGFKGVDISNHALLSYLASSKQIKVDLNEKRICYVNPYVDITSVTSLLHKINKHGFLYGYEINDDLINTNKDIYKWINTLLYEKKVRCIRSNNSHLRGKLKCKHLPSFCDIYAKNKCDNCFYNLKGYIFFPLSYEHIEQQRYSITNDIKNLWDEITLPNLDSILKEYKLKSTNKVFVHDNAPKRKNKEDKFSPVVKKMKRIYNTHLFTADEIKNEFMQKK from the coding sequence ATGCAAGAcgcagaaaggaaaaaagaaaaactgaaATTTAAGCTGAACTgcggggagaaaaagaaccTCATCAGCGTAAgcattagaaaaaatgagcCGATTGCCAGGAGCAGCCACGTAAATGGGAGCGGCAGCCCCCATGTGAGCAGTGCCAGTACGCCGAGCAACAACATTAGTGGGGTGGCTAAGAGGAGCCCTATGGAAAAAGGACCCATAAAGGGTGTCTccaaaaatatcaaaattaaTCTGGCGGGGTCCAAGGGCATTATGCAAAAGAGCGGGATGACCACCAATCGAGTGAACCACGCCAACTCGAATAGTTCTTTAACAAAAgacaacagcagcagcagtagcGTTAGTCATGCGAAGCAGGTCGGCGGTAATGTCAGCGCCCCCGGAAAGGCGACCACCCCGAACAACGCTAGCAGCGACAGCAAGTACTACGGCTCGAACGTTAACCCCCACGAAAGCGCGACCTTCAACGATAGTCTTAATCTGCACGACAGCGTAGGCTTTAACGACAGCATAAGCTTCAATGACAGCTTAAGCCTCAGGGAGAGCATCAACCTGAACGACAGCCTGAACCTGAAGGACGCGGGCATCCACAGTGAAAATCTGAACGGCACTGGGAATGTGAGCGAGTACGTCGGTAGCGGTggcggcggaggaggaagtggCGTTGCGGTGAACGTGGCGAGCATGACAaacgccgcttcccccacttcCGCCGCGAATGTGACGAACGCCGTatccaccgcttcctccccgaCCGGCGGAGGGGTGCAGCTGCGCCACGGAAGCAAGTCCCCCCTCCTCAAAAGTAACCTAAAAATATACTACAAAAACGAGTTAATCCCCTTCTCGTTCCTTTACCACAAAATCCTGACGATTCTAAAGTCGCACTACACTAACCATATTACGAACAACCCGGGAGTGGCGAACAAAGGCATATCCTTTTTCCACATAGAAAACATGCTAATCAATTTTGGGTTCAAAGGGGTAGACATAAGTAACCACGCTTTGTTGAGCTACTTGGCCTCATCGAAGCAAATAAAAGTAGAtttgaatgaaaaaagaatttgctACGTGAATCCCTACGTAGACATAACAAGCGTCACTTCTTTGCtacacaaaataaacaagCATGGGTTTCTTTACGGGTACGAAATTAATGATGATTTAATAAACACCAATAAAGATATCTACAAATGGATTAACACTCTGCTCTATGAAAAGAAAGTTCGCTGCATACGATCGAATAACAGCCATTTGAGagggaaattaaaatgcaAACATTTGCCATCCTTTTGTGATAtctatgcaaaaaataaatgtgacAATTgcttttacaatttaaagGGGTAtatcttcttccccctttcttATGAACACATAGAACAGCAGCGCTACTCCATCACCAACGACATTAAAAACCTGTGGGACGAAATTACGCTGCCCAACCTCGACAGCATTTTGAAAGAGTACAAACTGAAGTCCACCAACAAGGTTTTCGTGCACGACAATGCCCccaagaggaaaaacaaggAGGACAAGTTCTCCCCCGTCGTTAAGAAAATGAAGCGCATCTACAACACCCACTTGTTCACGGCCGACGAGATTAAAAATGAGTTCATGCAGAAGAAGTGA